A window of Leptotrichia wadei contains these coding sequences:
- a CDS encoding autotransporter-associated N-terminal domain-containing protein: MSNNLRQAKKDLKAFAKRAKDVKYTESLLFSYLITGMITFSIGLNTSTNVLYERMNKELVMSADKTRTAIKKKKKVNEEAIEELNLELIQLMEQGDQVVKSPWSSWQFGANTFISSSNGTYKGRGDKAEKYLFNGIYNRGNWADTGILSNRRKSYMTSSLSTSTIGKQSYGLASLLHVQEPEVEIQIMANVRPKSVTKEEIAINPQIDMPREVVRPAINLNVTTPITAPTILLPTLNPVTIEVPNPQEPATPPTVTAPTISMNLSAPTIGVNITPPVLSMNVTAPTPTVNTLTITPPNISEVSAISVTKPTAPSVTPPNPTANPIVFSIPRLDSYGNSITADNTMNANTNLLNSSYTLSQAPVGHRKAIGEYMTNNGSFYSGENTEMHVDITKQRAITLDPGLPSGRGGRDNPSFSFENKGKIYLEVMEVAGIEVQPDTWNNPQVTGINGSTGLISGNKSLQVALLFTDEGTGSSTTNKHTLRNEGEISLSGNISAGFATSDFKSGVNISTIAINNGNVNISGDNSHGMVVSKTTNALGPDSSFVNNGTINVTGNDSGGMTVLGKIQGGATNNGTITITAKNSFGLYSQVDSNVKNTKDANIDIENGSQGSMGIRVGNTSATNMKNEGTITINSTDGKNIGVYSSSAKFVNEGKIKVNGANENIGMYFNGTTGTTGNQGTITVAGNKVYGVILNNATFENEKKIEVTSDGTDSIGLYLSNGSTATNKNGATISNAAYHAVVQNTGTFTNAGVVSVEAGGKVGLYSENGTFTNESNGEIKSSNGGIAIFTSGSTGTIKGKITVGDSANGNTGIGVYSDGSSTATTFQGSDAQLTLGAGTVGLYSSKASDFGNVFTITNLKTSIGNGAVFTYFGNTGNTADDTVSITNTTLQNLTVSSMGTNSAIFYGAKDTTVNITAAITADSTKFSNIDDSAQFLVSDNGNVNITSTGTLTSGLKTTISGLNGAVVTNDGKLILSGKDGAIGIYSNASKVTNNNIITTANNSSIAIYGKESSTLTNSSTGKITTSGTSSVGILANSSTVSNAAGGEITTSGTGSAGIYGITNSTIENSGNITTGETGSAGIYADNSDVTNETTGKITSKKGSSAGIYSTSTSAKNVKNKGTIEVGVASSTETQNVGIYAEGNQNVENDGNINIHIGNSIGIYGKGADVVIENKKKITSDTSASDAIGIMSEKAKVTNFAGSEIKLQGKKSVGIYGKESEIENSGDILLTDTTATSASVGILANKGSATNKGNIEMNGGASAGMLGLDGATISNDAATGKIIITGDKSAGIYVENSSPSNAGTISVESNKSAGIFAKISDAASRTITNTGKIELKGTGKTKSAGMYVEIESTATGITTLQNEKDIIVGQEESAAMYLKNNAGDNAGIVVNEASNGKIDLDVKSTVGIFVDKATGKNKNIINVKKENSAGMYGSNDSNITNEKTINVSHENSAGMYASDSNATNTGDGTITLTGSTGATSGSAGMYGKITSSSQKDYSILNEGIINLTNVIKNVGIYGESVSGAPKKLTLQNNKEINIANGSPQSVGIFASNDVNNNVDKIEAINSATGTITVNSEESIGISAVKSTVNNSGTITMNDKKSAGIYGKSGSRVTNNKKIEIKEEESAGIYLEDSNAVNAAAGTIDVHKGASAGIYGKFTKNATENSTIENSGIITLKNTAGQVKSAGIYGELEAAASKTLTIENKNIIDVSMKESVGIFAKNATGSRGNLTADNTGEIKVNSEKSVGMLSDNSVTNNKNKITVNNKEAVGMYGKNGSEIKNHEGATIEILSTGESAIGIYATGKNTATSNVTEGINEGTVTVKGKKATGMLATDKAKITNNKEIIGTAESVIGMYGVDDGTAVINAKNATIKLTGEKSTGIFSKDDATAENSGTINLTSSSKNSVGMFGSASTAGKKISLTNTADGVINVESESSTGMFTKNNGNLADSTIKNEGTINLKQKSTVGIYTPKSNITKVGTIILNDDADSSVAVYLKDGATVTDTTTGTINLGTKNQNRVAYYIKGTSASNTGKINGANIGNISGYGVGVYLDGGILNSSTSKLDYTTGSNTGNGIIGLLMKGATADISGYNQGVKVGNSVLSGSNDFYAIGIYTDEQGSSGSPKAISTSITAGVNGVGLFAENSSHIKYTGIMNIGANKVAGTGIYIGNGGDGNKASEVTIDSGADIKLNGINGVGAIVTTNATVDFKSGAKIEFGGDGVGIFAQKGGHIIDNGGTLVTNGHSVERTRVTEGSSVTSSDLTVALGNALDTGNILSHVINGEAILQTGVTVEAKSATKNIIGLMADGNSNPALTWVGTAGYDAENKGKLDLSNAQTSTAMYLDSARGLNSKDILVGDKSTGIYGIYKNTTPIYSAAPAGTVNIGTITTTANSKITIGDESSAIYSIGYDKVENKGEITGKDKSVGIYAKNTAASSKVINVVNEGNITLGKGAAGIYIAPETSNVSNATVVNSGNITVGDSTFNSSGNVDSTSVGIFAKNKTNLTTTGDITVGNKGFALYGNDSILTVNGGNYNFANNGSLAYLENNAVLNYNNAGTLTASSESMLYVINSKAQMNNNDIIVSSKGTGIYMAGTSTFGGWNNMTLNNGSTGIYVDNSNAAIDGKKITGVSNKAKGIVSINSNVTNKADMKFSNDDSVGIFSQNKSGVAKMTVNSGNIDITGKRSIAAYLEGTSDQTFENSGTINVDRTATSVKNDSTVGIYAQNGSAINIRNSGTINVGEASFGVYSLSENGNVETTGSSVINVADKAIGVYKKGGNVNLGGTVNVANHVATGANNEPVGVYGTSGVTINDTTSNFTIGDKSYGVILANPGMNKTNVYSNSASSNVTLGKEATFIYTEGASKVTNNAAITSGTNGKIIAIYGKDGANIVNNGTIDLSQGIGNQGIFVTGASNAVNRGIIKVGKTDKSDPNNIVYGIGMAAVGGASISNERDIYVSGHLSIGMYGDDRGTTLRNSGNIYLDASRATDSDKIQTMMGVFVNNGAKFVNRGNITTTGSYHGNSNVQGLVGVAVLNGSTLENYGRINIDADSSYGVLIKGTATNKSIIKNYGEININGSKSYGVRYDANSQGTAGDLPIAANATPENVLPALNSGAGSIISGNGAKDYYAPTDPSKTVGGVGIVQLPNGRLAIQRNGVTLDESQVQTIDYTTPSTNYAFSNFGVYVDTLGRTRPININGANSLGINSDLLIGTEFSVLTNAKNVIIGKQILQPFLNQINAGIFNFTPYSASLTWMATPEVDPSTQQITRVLMTKIPYTAFVSSTSNEFNFTDGLEQRYDINSLDSREKTLFNKLNTIGNSEETLLVQAIDEMMGHQYANVQQRIFETGNLLNKEFGYLRNEWETKSKDSNKIKVFGMKGNYKTDTAGIIDYTNKAYGFAYLNENETIKLGESSGWYAGAVKNKFDFSDIGDSKEEQTMVKAGVYKSKPLGRDHNNGLNWTVAAEGFVGTGDMDRKFLVVDDIFEAKSQFHTYGLGLRNELRKNIRTSERTSISPYGSLKMEYGRFGGIKEDSGQMRLEVKSNDYYSIKPEVGVEFKYRQPMAVKTTFVAKLGLAYENELGKVGDVSNKARVRYTTADWFNIRGEKDDRRGNGKADLNLGIENTRFGVTVNAGYDTKGENIRGGIGFKAIY; encoded by the coding sequence ATGAGCAACAATTTAAGACAGGCAAAGAAGGATCTGAAAGCATTTGCCAAAAGAGCGAAGGATGTAAAATATACAGAATCATTGCTGTTTTCATATTTAATAACGGGAATGATAACCTTTTCAATTGGGTTAAATACATCTACAAATGTTCTTTATGAGAGAATGAATAAGGAACTGGTAATGTCAGCAGATAAGACGCGTACTGCAATTAAGAAAAAGAAAAAGGTAAACGAAGAAGCAATAGAAGAATTGAATTTAGAATTAATCCAGTTGATGGAACAAGGAGATCAAGTTGTAAAATCTCCATGGAGTTCGTGGCAATTTGGTGCAAACACCTTTATATCAAGCAGCAATGGTACTTACAAAGGAAGAGGGGATAAAGCTGAAAAATATTTATTTAATGGTATTTATAACCGTGGAAACTGGGCAGATACTGGAATCTTGTCAAACAGAAGAAAAAGCTACATGACTTCTTCACTTAGCACTTCTACAATAGGAAAGCAGTCTTATGGATTAGCTTCATTATTACATGTTCAAGAACCTGAAGTGGAAATTCAGATAATGGCAAATGTACGTCCAAAATCCGTTACAAAAGAGGAAATTGCGATTAATCCACAAATTGATATGCCAAGAGAAGTAGTGCGTCCTGCGATTAATTTGAATGTGACTACACCGATAACAGCACCTACGATTTTACTTCCTACTTTGAATCCTGTGACAATTGAAGTACCGAATCCGCAAGAGCCGGCTACACCGCCTACGGTAACAGCACCTACAATTTCAATGAATTTATCAGCACCAACGATAGGAGTAAATATTACACCGCCAGTACTAAGCATGAATGTGACGGCACCGACTCCAACTGTAAACACATTGACAATTACTCCTCCAAATATTTCAGAAGTTAGTGCGATTAGTGTTACTAAACCTACTGCTCCGAGTGTTACACCACCAAATCCAACAGCGAATCCTATAGTTTTTAGTATTCCACGATTGGATTCATATGGAAATAGTATAACTGCTGATAATACAATGAATGCTAATACCAATTTGCTTAATTCTAGTTATACATTAAGTCAGGCACCTGTTGGTCATCGTAAAGCGATTGGAGAATACATGACTAATAACGGCTCTTTTTATTCAGGTGAAAATACAGAGATGCATGTAGATATAACTAAGCAAAGAGCAATAACGTTAGATCCAGGTCTTCCTTCAGGTAGGGGAGGGCGAGATAATCCTTCGTTTTCATTTGAAAATAAAGGAAAAATATATTTAGAGGTAATGGAAGTAGCAGGAATTGAAGTACAGCCAGATACATGGAATAATCCACAAGTTACTGGTATAAATGGTTCAACAGGGCTTATAAGTGGAAATAAATCATTGCAGGTGGCTCTTTTGTTTACAGATGAAGGGACAGGTAGCAGTACTACAAATAAACATACATTGAGAAATGAAGGAGAAATTAGTTTAAGTGGAAATATTTCAGCAGGATTTGCAACTAGTGATTTTAAGAGTGGTGTAAATATAAGTACTATTGCAATTAATAATGGAAATGTAAATATTAGTGGAGACAATAGCCACGGTATGGTTGTTTCAAAAACAACAAATGCTTTAGGACCTGATTCAAGTTTTGTGAATAATGGAACAATTAACGTTACTGGAAACGATTCGGGTGGTATGACAGTACTTGGTAAAATCCAAGGTGGAGCCACTAATAATGGAACAATTACAATAACTGCTAAAAATTCATTTGGACTTTATTCACAAGTAGATTCTAATGTAAAAAATACTAAAGATGCAAATATTGATATTGAAAATGGCTCTCAAGGAAGTATGGGAATAAGGGTCGGAAACACTTCAGCAACAAATATGAAAAATGAAGGTACGATTACTATTAACAGTACAGATGGTAAAAATATTGGAGTTTATTCAAGTTCAGCAAAGTTTGTTAATGAAGGTAAAATTAAAGTAAATGGAGCAAATGAAAATATTGGAATGTACTTTAACGGAACGACTGGAACTACAGGAAATCAAGGAACAATAACAGTTGCGGGAAATAAAGTATATGGTGTAATCTTAAATAATGCGACATTTGAGAATGAAAAAAAGATAGAAGTAACATCAGATGGTACTGACTCTATTGGGTTATATCTTTCAAACGGATCTACTGCAACAAATAAAAATGGTGCAACTATTTCAAATGCGGCATATCATGCTGTTGTACAAAATACAGGAACATTTACAAACGCTGGAGTTGTATCTGTTGAAGCAGGTGGAAAAGTAGGCTTATATTCAGAAAATGGAACATTTACAAATGAAAGTAATGGAGAAATAAAATCAAGTAATGGTGGAATTGCGATATTTACTAGCGGCTCTACTGGAACTATTAAGGGCAAAATTACTGTTGGGGATTCAGCAAATGGAAATACTGGAATTGGAGTGTATTCAGATGGAAGTTCTACAGCGACTACTTTTCAAGGAAGTGATGCACAACTCACTTTAGGAGCAGGAACAGTTGGGTTATATTCTTCAAAAGCTAGTGATTTTGGGAATGTATTTACAATTACTAATTTAAAAACTTCAATTGGAAATGGAGCGGTGTTTACATATTTTGGAAATACTGGAAATACAGCGGATGATACTGTAAGCATAACAAATACTACGTTACAAAATTTGACTGTTTCAAGTATGGGAACAAATTCGGCAATATTTTATGGAGCAAAAGATACAACTGTGAATATTACAGCGGCTATAACGGCTGACAGTACAAAATTTTCAAATATAGATGATTCAGCACAATTTTTGGTATCAGATAATGGAAATGTAAATATTACATCAACAGGTACTTTAACATCTGGATTGAAAACAACAATTTCAGGATTAAATGGAGCTGTTGTAACAAATGATGGAAAACTTATATTATCAGGAAAAGACGGGGCTATAGGAATTTATTCCAATGCTTCAAAAGTGACAAATAATAATATAATAACAACTGCAAATAACAGTTCAATCGCAATTTATGGAAAAGAAAGTTCAACATTGACAAATAGCAGTACTGGGAAAATAACAACTTCTGGAACTTCATCAGTTGGGATACTGGCAAATAGCAGTACAGTAAGCAATGCTGCGGGTGGAGAAATAACAACTTCTGGAACAGGATCAGCGGGAATTTATGGAATAACAAATTCGACAATTGAAAATTCTGGAAATATAACTACAGGAGAAACAGGATCAGCAGGAATTTATGCAGATAACAGTGATGTTACAAATGAAACAACTGGGAAAATAACTTCTAAAAAAGGAAGTTCAGCAGGAATTTATTCAACATCTACATCTGCAAAAAATGTTAAAAATAAAGGAACTATAGAAGTTGGAGTAGCAAGTTCTACTGAAACTCAAAATGTTGGAATTTATGCAGAAGGTAATCAGAATGTAGAAAATGATGGAAACATAAATATTCATATAGGCAATTCTATTGGTATCTATGGTAAGGGTGCTGATGTTGTAATTGAAAATAAGAAAAAAATAACTTCAGATACTTCAGCTTCAGATGCGATAGGAATAATGTCAGAAAAAGCAAAAGTGACTAATTTCGCAGGTTCTGAAATAAAATTACAAGGGAAAAAATCAGTTGGAATTTATGGTAAGGAATCTGAAATCGAAAATAGCGGAGATATTTTACTTACTGATACAACAGCTACTTCGGCTTCGGTTGGAATTTTGGCAAATAAAGGAAGTGCTACAAATAAAGGAAATATAGAAATGAATGGTGGAGCTTCTGCTGGAATGTTAGGGTTAGATGGAGCAACTATTTCAAATGATGCTGCAACTGGAAAAATTATAATAACAGGAGATAAGTCAGCAGGAATCTATGTAGAAAATTCATCGCCTTCAAATGCAGGAACTATAAGTGTTGAAAGTAATAAATCAGCAGGAATCTTTGCAAAAATTTCAGATGCTGCTTCAAGAACTATCACGAATACAGGAAAGATTGAGTTAAAAGGAACAGGTAAGACAAAATCAGCGGGAATGTATGTAGAAATTGAAAGTACAGCAACAGGAATTACAACATTGCAAAATGAAAAGGATATAATCGTTGGACAGGAAGAATCAGCTGCAATGTATTTGAAAAACAACGCTGGAGATAATGCTGGAATTGTAGTAAATGAAGCTTCTAATGGAAAAATTGACTTGGATGTTAAGAGTACAGTTGGAATTTTTGTTGATAAAGCTACAGGAAAAAATAAAAATATAATAAATGTGAAAAAAGAAAATTCAGCAGGGATGTATGGAAGTAATGACTCTAACATAACTAATGAAAAAACAATAAATGTTTCACATGAAAATTCAGCAGGAATGTATGCTTCAGATTCAAATGCAACAAATACAGGCGACGGAACAATAACATTGACAGGCTCTACAGGAGCAACTAGTGGATCAGCAGGGATGTATGGAAAAATAACAAGTTCATCTCAAAAAGATTATTCTATCTTAAATGAAGGAATAATAAATCTGACAAATGTTATCAAGAATGTTGGAATATATGGTGAATCTGTAAGTGGGGCACCTAAAAAATTGACATTACAAAATAATAAAGAAATAAATATTGCTAATGGAAGCCCGCAATCAGTTGGAATATTCGCTTCAAATGATGTTAATAATAATGTAGATAAAATAGAAGCTATTAATAGTGCGACTGGAACAATAACAGTAAATTCAGAAGAATCAATCGGAATATCAGCTGTAAAAAGTACGGTTAACAATAGTGGAACAATTACTATGAACGATAAAAAGTCGGCAGGAATTTATGGTAAGTCTGGATCGAGGGTAACTAATAATAAAAAAATAGAGATTAAAGAAGAAGAATCTGCAGGGATTTATCTTGAAGACAGTAATGCAGTAAATGCCGCTGCAGGAACTATTGATGTGCATAAAGGAGCTTCAGCGGGAATTTATGGTAAGTTTACAAAAAATGCAACAGAAAATAGTACAATAGAAAATAGTGGAATAATTACTTTAAAAAATACAGCTGGGCAAGTAAAAAGTGCAGGAATTTATGGAGAGCTAGAAGCAGCTGCGTCTAAAACATTAACTATAGAAAATAAAAATATAATAGATGTCAGCATGAAAGAATCAGTTGGAATATTTGCTAAAAATGCTACTGGCAGCAGAGGGAATTTAACTGCAGATAATACAGGAGAAATCAAAGTAAATTCTGAAAAATCAGTTGGAATGCTTTCGGATAATTCAGTAACAAATAATAAAAACAAAATAACAGTAAATAACAAAGAAGCTGTTGGAATGTATGGTAAAAATGGTTCTGAAATAAAAAATCATGAAGGTGCAACAATAGAAATATTGTCAACTGGAGAGAGTGCGATAGGAATTTATGCTACAGGTAAAAATACTGCCACATCGAATGTTACTGAAGGAATAAATGAAGGAACTGTTACTGTAAAAGGTAAAAAAGCGACAGGAATGCTTGCGACTGATAAAGCTAAAATAACAAACAACAAAGAAATAATAGGAACAGCAGAATCAGTAATTGGAATGTATGGTGTAGACGATGGGACAGCAGTTATAAATGCAAAGAATGCTACTATCAAATTGACTGGTGAAAAGTCAACAGGAATATTCTCGAAAGATGATGCAACAGCAGAAAATTCAGGAACTATAAATTTAACATCATCTTCTAAAAATTCAGTTGGAATGTTTGGTTCGGCAAGTACTGCTGGTAAGAAAATCAGCCTGACAAATACAGCAGATGGTGTAATTAATGTAGAATCTGAAAGCTCTACAGGAATGTTTACAAAAAATAATGGTAATTTAGCTGATTCAACTATAAAAAATGAAGGAACAATAAATTTAAAACAAAAAAGCACAGTTGGAATCTATACGCCAAAATCTAATATAACAAAAGTCGGAACAATAATATTAAATGATGATGCAGATTCTTCAGTAGCCGTTTATCTAAAAGATGGGGCAACAGTAACTGATACAACTACAGGAACAATAAATTTAGGTACAAAAAATCAAAATAGAGTCGCATACTATATTAAAGGAACAAGTGCTTCTAATACAGGAAAGATTAATGGAGCAAATATTGGAAACATAAGTGGATATGGAGTTGGAGTTTATCTTGATGGAGGAATATTGAATTCAAGCACATCAAAATTAGATTATACGACTGGTTCTAATACTGGTAATGGAATAATCGGACTTCTTATGAAGGGAGCAACTGCTGATATTTCGGGTTATAACCAAGGGGTAAAAGTAGGAAACTCTGTATTAAGTGGCTCAAATGACTTTTATGCAATTGGAATTTACACTGATGAGCAAGGGTCATCTGGAAGCCCTAAGGCAATATCGACATCAATAACTGCAGGAGTAAATGGAGTTGGATTATTTGCTGAAAATAGCAGCCATATAAAATATACAGGAATTATGAATATTGGTGCTAATAAAGTAGCTGGAACTGGTATTTATATTGGAAATGGCGGAGACGGGAATAAAGCTTCAGAGGTAACGATTGATAGTGGTGCAGATATTAAATTGAATGGAATAAATGGAGTTGGAGCAATAGTAACAACTAATGCAACTGTTGATTTTAAAAGTGGAGCAAAAATTGAATTTGGAGGAGATGGAGTTGGTATCTTTGCCCAAAAGGGAGGACATATTATTGATAATGGTGGAACATTAGTTACTAATGGACATTCTGTAGAGAGAACAAGGGTTACTGAAGGAAGTTCTGTAACTTCGAGTGATTTGACAGTTGCACTTGGAAATGCACTAGATACAGGAAATATACTTTCTCACGTTATAAATGGGGAGGCTATTTTACAAACAGGAGTTACAGTTGAGGCAAAATCAGCAACTAAGAATATTATTGGACTTATGGCAGATGGAAATAGCAATCCTGCGTTAACTTGGGTTGGAACTGCTGGATATGATGCTGAAAATAAAGGAAAATTAGATTTGTCAAATGCTCAGACAAGTACGGCTATGTACCTTGATTCAGCAAGAGGACTTAACTCAAAAGATATTCTTGTAGGAGATAAATCGACTGGAATTTATGGAATTTATAAAAATACAACACCAATTTATAGTGCTGCTCCAGCAGGAACTGTAAATATAGGAACAATTACAACAACAGCAAATTCTAAAATAACAATTGGAGATGAATCTTCCGCCATTTATTCAATTGGATATGATAAAGTTGAAAATAAAGGGGAAATAACTGGTAAAGATAAATCAGTTGGAATTTATGCAAAAAATACAGCTGCAAGCAGTAAAGTGATAAATGTTGTAAATGAAGGAAATATCACTTTAGGAAAAGGTGCAGCAGGAATTTATATTGCACCAGAAACTTCAAATGTTTCAAATGCAACGGTTGTAAATAGCGGAAATATTACGGTTGGAGATTCTACTTTTAATTCTAGTGGAAATGTTGATTCGACTTCGGTTGGAATATTTGCAAAAAATAAAACCAATTTGACTACTACTGGAGATATTACGGTTGGAAATAAAGGATTTGCATTGTATGGAAATGATTCGATATTAACTGTAAATGGTGGGAATTATAACTTTGCAAATAATGGAAGTCTGGCATACTTGGAAAATAATGCAGTGTTGAATTATAATAATGCTGGAACATTGACAGCTTCTTCTGAGTCAATGTTATACGTTATTAACAGTAAGGCACAAATGAATAATAATGATATTATTGTGTCTTCAAAAGGAACTGGAATTTATATGGCTGGAACATCTACTTTCGGCGGATGGAATAATATGACTCTAAATAACGGTTCTACTGGAATTTATGTGGATAATTCAAATGCTGCAATAGATGGTAAGAAAATAACAGGTGTATCTAATAAGGCAAAAGGAATTGTTTCAATAAATTCAAATGTTACAAACAAAGCTGATATGAAATTCTCTAATGATGATTCAGTTGGAATTTTCTCACAAAATAAATCAGGTGTGGCAAAGATGACTGTAAATAGCGGAAATATTGATATTACTGGAAAACGTTCGATTGCGGCGTATCTGGAAGGAACATCGGATCAGACATTTGAAAACAGCGGAACAATAAATGTGGATAGAACTGCAACTTCTGTTAAAAATGATTCTACTGTCGGAATTTACGCACAAAATGGATCAGCAATTAATATCAGAAATAGTGGGACAATAAATGTTGGAGAGGCTTCATTTGGAGTTTATTCACTTAGTGAAAATGGAAATGTGGAAACTACAGGAAGTTCTGTAATTAATGTTGCAGACAAGGCTATCGGGGTGTATAAAAAAGGTGGAAATGTTAATTTAGGCGGAACAGTCAATGTTGCAAATCATGTGGCGACAGGTGCCAATAATGAGCCTGTGGGAGTTTATGGAACAAGCGGAGTTACAATTAATGACACGACATCAAACTTTACTATTGGAGATAAATCTTACGGTGTAATTTTGGCAAATCCAGGAATGAATAAAACAAATGTTTATTCAAATTCAGCTTCATCAAATGTAACTTTAGGAAAAGAAGCAACATTCATTTATACAGAAGGAGCATCAAAAGTTACAAATAACGCAGCAATTACATCTGGAACAAATGGAAAAATTATTGCAATCTATGGAAAAGATGGAGCAAATATTGTAAATAACGGAACAATTGACTTGTCGCAAGGAATCGGAAATCAGGGAATTTTTGTAACAGGGGCGTCTAATGCTGTAAATAGAGGAATAATAAAAGTTGGAAAAACTGATAAATCTGATCCAAATAACATTGTTTATGGAATCGGAATGGCAGCTGTAGGCGGAGCAAGCATTTCAAATGAAAGGGATATTTATGTTTCAGGACATTTAAGCATTGGAATGTATGGAGATGACAGGGGAACAACATTGAGAAACTCTGGAAATATATATTTGGATGCTTCAAGAGCGACAGATTCTGATAAAATTCAGACAATGATGGGAGTATTTGTAAATAACGGAGCAAAATTTGTAAATAGAGGAAATATTACTACAACAGGTTCTTATCACGGAAATAGCAATGTTCAGGGGCTCGTGGGAGTTGCTGTATTAAATGGAAGTACGCTTGAAAATTACGGAAGGATAAATATTGATGCGGACAGCAGTTATGGTGTGCTGATAAAAGGTACTGCAACTAATAAATCTATAATTAAAAATTATGGAGAAATTAACATAAATGGTTCCAAATCTTACGGAGTAAGATACGACGCAAATTCTCAAGGAACAGCTGGAGATTTACCAATAGCAGCTAATGCAACTCCTGAAAATGTGTTACCAGCATTGAACTCTGGAGCTGGAAGCATTATCTCTGGAAATGGAGCAAAAGATTATTATGCACCAACAGACCCTAGTAAAACTGTTGGAGGAGTGGGAATTGTTCAATTGCCAAATGGACGGCTTGCAATTCAGAGAAATGGTGTAACACTAGATGAAAGCCAAGTTCAGACAATTGATTACACTACCCCTTCTACAAACTATGCTTTCTCAAACTTTGGAGTATATGTGGATACATTGGGAAGAACACGTCCAATAAATATAAATGGAGCAAATTCTCTAGGAATTAACAGTGATTTATTAATCGGAACAGAATTTTCAGTGCTTACAAATGCAAAAAATGTAATTATTGGAAAACAAATATTGCAGCCATTCTTAAATCAGATAAATGCTGGAATATTTAACTTTACTCCATATTCTGCTTCATTAACTTGGATGGCAACGCCTGAAGTTGATCCATCTACACAGCAGATTACACGAGTTCTTATGACAAAAATTCCTTATACAGCCTTTGTTTCCTCAACTTCAAATGAGTTTAACTTTACTGATGGGCTAGAACAAAGATACGATATAAATAGCCTTGATTCAAGGGAAAAAACATTGTTCAATAAATTGAATACCATTGGAAATAGTGAAGAAACTTTGCTAGTTCAAGCTATTGATGAAATGATGGGACATCAGTATGCAAACGTTCAGCAAAGAATTTTTGAAACTGGTAATTTATTAAATAAAGAATTTGGATATTTGAGAAATGAATGGGAAACAAAATCTAAAGATTCAAACAAAATAAAAGTATTTGGAATGAAGGGTAACTACAAGACAGATACTGCTGGAATTATTGATTATACAAATAAAGCTTATGGGTTTGCATATTTAAATGAAAACGAAACTATAAAACTAGGAGAATCTTCAGGATGGTATGCAGGAGCAGTTAAAAACAAATTTGACTTTAGCGACATAGGAGATTCAAAAGAAGAACAAACTATGGTAAAAGCTGGAGTATATAAATCAAAACCCCTTGGAAGAGATCATAATAATGGTCTAAATTGGACTGTCGCAGCTGAAGGATTTGTAGGAACTGGCGATATGGATAGAAAATTCCTTGTTGTTGATGATATATTTGAAGCAAAGTCACAATTCCATACATACGGACTTGGACTTAGAAATGAGCTTAGAAAGAATATTAGAACAAGTGAAAGAACAAGCATTTCTCCTTACGGAAGCTTGAAAATGGAATATGGAAGATTTGGTGGAATAAAAGAAGACAGCGGACAAATGCGTCTTGAAGTTAAGTCAAATGACTATTATTCCATAAAGCCTGAAGTTGGAGTAGAATTTAAATATAGACAGCCAATGGCAGTAAAAACAACATTTGTTGCTAAGTTGGGACTTGCTTATGAAAATGAACTTGGAAAAGTTGGAGATGTGAGCAATAAAGCGAGAGTTCGTTATACAACTGCTGATTGGTTTAACATAAGAGGTGAAAAGGATGACAGACGTGGAAATGGAAAAGCTGATTTGAACCTTGGAATTGAAAATACAAGATTTGGTGTAACAGTGAACGCAGGTTATGATACAAAAGGTGAAAATATAAGAGGCGGAATTGGATTCAAGGCAATTTACTAA